Proteins encoded in a region of the Gulosibacter sediminis genome:
- a CDS encoding dihydrodipicolinate synthase family protein, whose amino-acid sequence MFTGLNAFPLTPLADDRVDERAFAGLVERLAAAGVDAITALGSTGSYAYLSVEERARVAQLAVQHAGEIPVAVGVGALRTSDVLKNVENAARAGAQAVLLAPMTYQPLTHDDVFELFRAVTDASELPVIVYDNPGTTHFTFTTELYGRIAQLPGIASIKIPGMPGDVASVRARVDEIRAAIPEHVTIGISGDAFAATGLSAGCDVWYSVIGGTLPEPALEITRAAFAGDATAASAASERLAPLWQLFAELGGSLRVVAAIAERLGLAPERSLPLPIQGLDAAQRERVWHVVETLGLDA is encoded by the coding sequence GTGTTCACTGGCCTCAACGCGTTCCCGCTCACCCCCCTTGCCGACGACCGCGTCGACGAGCGCGCCTTCGCCGGCCTCGTCGAGCGCCTCGCGGCCGCGGGCGTGGATGCGATCACCGCGCTGGGCTCGACCGGATCGTACGCGTACCTCTCGGTTGAAGAGCGCGCCCGGGTCGCGCAGCTGGCCGTGCAGCACGCTGGCGAGATCCCGGTAGCGGTCGGTGTCGGCGCGCTACGCACTTCGGATGTGCTGAAGAACGTCGAGAATGCGGCGCGAGCCGGCGCGCAGGCGGTGCTGCTCGCCCCGATGACGTACCAGCCGCTCACACACGACGACGTGTTTGAGCTGTTCCGCGCCGTGACCGACGCGAGCGAACTGCCGGTCATCGTCTACGACAACCCCGGCACCACACACTTCACCTTCACGACCGAGCTCTACGGCCGCATCGCGCAGCTGCCGGGCATCGCGTCGATCAAGATCCCCGGCATGCCGGGCGACGTCGCGTCGGTGCGGGCCCGCGTCGACGAGATTCGCGCCGCGATTCCCGAGCACGTCACCATCGGCATCTCGGGCGACGCGTTCGCCGCGACCGGACTCAGCGCGGGCTGCGACGTCTGGTACTCGGTGATCGGCGGCACCCTGCCCGAGCCCGCGCTCGAGATCACCCGCGCGGCTTTCGCCGGCGACGCGACCGCAGCATCCGCCGCCTCAGAGCGACTCGCGCCGCTCTGGCAGCTGTTCGCCGAACTCGGCGGCAGCCTGCGCGTCGTTGCGGCGATCGCCGAGCGCCTTGGCCTGGCGCCGGAGCGCAGCCTGCCGCTGCCTATCCAGGGCCTGGATGCGGCGCAGCGCGAGCGGGTCTGGCACGTCGTCGAGACGCTCGGCCTCGACGCCTGA
- a CDS encoding antibiotic biosynthesis monooxygenase family protein codes for MTTASTPKYSSTFIFETGELTEEFHRIDGEIARRAREIPGFLGEEAWHNAETGLYSEVYYWSDMDALKQLVGMDTHQLAKRRHGEWLGEYRVVIAEVQSVYGNPALGIEHAPTPGS; via the coding sequence GTGACCACCGCATCCACCCCGAAATATAGCTCGACGTTCATCTTCGAGACCGGCGAGCTCACCGAAGAGTTCCACCGCATCGACGGCGAGATCGCCCGCCGTGCCCGCGAGATCCCCGGATTCCTCGGCGAGGAAGCCTGGCACAACGCCGAGACCGGGCTGTACTCGGAGGTCTACTACTGGTCCGACATGGATGCGCTGAAGCAGCTCGTCGGCATGGACACCCACCAGCTTGCGAAGCGCCGCCATGGCGAGTGGCTCGGCGAGTACCGCGTCGTGATCGCCGAGGTGCAGTCGGTCTACGGCAACCCGGCGCTCGGCATCGAGCACGCCCCGACGCCGGGCTCGTAG